The nucleotide window GGAAAACTTTGAGCCCTTCATGAAGGCAGTCGGTGAGTGCTGGGCTGGGCGCCAAGGCTTGGGATCATGGCAGCGAGGGTCTGGCCTGCAAATGATGGTTATTCAGGGTCTCGATGTTGGGATTGGAGGATAGGTTCGGGGTCTACATGGACCAGGCCCGTGTTGTTGACTTTTTTGGTCACTTGCAGCTTGTGCTATACTCACTGGACAAGGCTGCCCCATAGATAAAGGGAGAGCTCTGAACTAGGGTCTGATCTGGATTGAAGCCACCTCTGCTGGTACCTCGCTATGTGActcagttcattcattccttcaaggCCAACCAGCTGCTGGGCACCATGCTGGACAGACGCTAGGGAGACAGATAGCAATgagccagagaaaaagagaagaaagcaatgcAATAAAGGATCCCCTAATGTGTACTGAGGGCCGACtcagtgccaagcactgtgcaaAGCCCTTGATATGCAGTGTCCTTTGACTCCTCACCAAAAACCTCTGAGTTgggtattatttttcccattttacagttgtggCAATTGAGGcctagaaaggttaagtaatccTGACCAAGTTCACGCAGGTGAGAAGGGTTTGTGTTGGGATTTAAAGCAGCCACTGCTTCCCAAAGACCCCATTTTAACCCCCTTCCCCCTCAGAGTCGCTTATAGGAGGATGTGACGCTCATGGAGTCAGGGGGACGTCTTGGTGGTAGTGAAGGTGGGCCTTAGGCTGAGTCCTGGAAGATGAACAGGTGTCCACTaggggactgggggaggggatTGTGCTCCAAGTAGAGGGAACCTTGTGAGCAAAGAGGTAGTGTGACAAGGAAGGGTGCCAAGAAGGAGAAGGGTGGGGAAGacagcaaaggcagagaggaggacCTTTGGGGCCCGCCGAGAGATTGGCTCCTCTCCTGTAGGGCCAGTCCCAGCACATCTCTGCCTCTCACACCCCTCACCTGTGCAACAGGACCCTCCACCTCTGAGGTCATGCACATGGTTTTTATGAACCTCAATTCCTGTAACAGCGTGGACATGCTCTGACATTTTTAAGCCCTGTCCCAGGGTAAGGGACTCCTGGTACATCTTCCTCAAGAGCCTTGACGACAGAGGTTTGCCCGGCACAGTCCCGGTGTGTGCATGTTGTcctggcataattattaatagctccccctttctctctcaggAGCGACCTGTCTTGGAAGATAAACTGTATGGTCCCATGGGTGTGGAGGACGGAATTCTTATACTCAGAGAGCAAAGTCTCTGGGCACTGAAGGAAGAGGAGTGAGCAAGAGAGTGAGAGCTAGGGTGCTCACAGAGGAAAGGTTCTTCGGGCCAGAGGAGTGTCTATTTTATAAACCAACTGGCAAGTTATAAAACAACTTTGTTGGGCAGAGCAGGTCAGGCCAAGCTAGGCCACTGACCTTCCTTTCAGAGGTCAAGGCCCATGTTGCCCACAGGACTCCAGTGCTTACCTGTGGCCTCTGGGGAAACAcagcatccccaccccaccccccgtcTCTTTCTCTTATGACCACCACCTTGCAACTCCCACCTCTGCCTGTCTCTAAACTTCAAATGGTTTCCACCAGGTATGTCCGATGACCTCATCCAGAAGGGGAAGGACCTCAAGGAGACTTCGGAAATCGTGCACAATGGGAATCACTTCAAGATCACCATCACCACAGGGCCCAAAGTGGTCCACCACGAGTTCACTTTGGGGGAGGAGTTTGAGCTGGAGTCCTTTACTGGGGAGAAGGTCAAGGTAGGAGGTGCCCCCTCTAGCCACCCTCTGCTTCCAGAACTTTCCCTGGAGGCTGGCCCTGGGACTTCCTCCCTCAAAGCTCCCACCTCACAATCCCCAACATGGATATCTTATCTCTGAACCCACTTCTAGGGTGACAGGCCCAGGGACAAAGACAGCTCTTAGGGAAGAAGCTGGTAGGGAAGCCACTCCTGTTTTCCTCAGACTGCCCAGGGGTGCTCTGGGCTGAGAATCCAGgagcctctcttcctcccttggAAACTCCACACACCCTAGCCCAACCCATGTCACTGAGCAGCCGTCTTCACTCCTCCCCTCCAGACAACTTCGTGCGTTGGGCTCAGCATGTTGGACTCTTTACCTCTTCCGATCGCTCTCTATTTCTGCTCCTCCAGATATAACATTACCAATCGGGAAATCTGTGATAAATTTTTTAGGAGGGAAATTCTCTCCATATGCCCATAGTAAGGGGCAGGCCATCATGGGTTTTCCATGGGCCTTTTCCAATTGTCCACTTTGGAGGCAAATTTTTAATCTTGGCCAGTGTCTTCTGCTCCCTGCTGGGTTTCAGTTACCTCTTCCTAGATGCATAAAGTTTGAAAAGGAGACCATAATAGGAAAGATAAATGTACTGGAGGGAATAATACATACCAAAGCAAGAAGATGTGTTCTCCCAACTGGCcagtattttgaattttgctACGACCTCCCTCCATTAGCTTGGAGAATTGAGATTTTACTCCATTGTATTTTAGTGCTTGTGTTTGAGACCACGTAGGTATCTATGCTGATTTCTAGATGACATACTATAAATTAAAAGGCTGACAAAAGAAGCCCTGacattttctttagctttttttgtgtcttttttgttttctgtttttgaggaagattagtcctgagctgacgtctgctgccaatcctcctctttttgctgaggaagataggtgctgagctaacacccatgcccatcttcctctactttatatgtgggacgcctaccacagcatgtcccGACAAGGAGCGcatacgtctgcacccaggatgtgaactggcaaacccagggccgtcaaagcagaatgtgtgaacttaaccaccgcgccactgggctggcccctctttagtTCTTAAATGCACCTCACCTCTGTTTAGAGCCAGAGAACTAGGGTGTTGGCATTATACAAAGATGAGCCATTTGGTTGTTGTAGGCAGAGACCCACGCAGGGG belongs to Equus asinus isolate D_3611 breed Donkey chromosome 6, EquAss-T2T_v2, whole genome shotgun sequence and includes:
- the FABP1 gene encoding fatty acid-binding protein, liver — translated: MNFSGKYQLQSQENFEPFMKAVGMSDDLIQKGKDLKETSEIVHNGNHFKITITTGPKVVHHEFTLGEEFELESFTGEKVKAITHMEGDKLVSTIKGIKSVTELKGDIITNTMTLGDIVFKRVSKRI